A genomic window from Lycium ferocissimum isolate CSIRO_LF1 unplaced genomic scaffold, AGI_CSIRO_Lferr_CH_V1 ctg6434, whole genome shotgun sequence includes:
- the LOC132045318 gene encoding transcription factor bHLH35 isoform X1, translating into MENIGDEYKNYWETNMFLQSEELDSSYFDEISAYYDSSSPDGAQSSMASKNIVSERNRRKKLNDRLFALRAVVPKISKMDKASIIKDAIEYIQELHEQERRIQAEISELESGRSRKNNSSLEIDNQDGSFDSKPKRSRRLEQQYGYDSSGSNTRSPPSSSPVDVLELRVNSMGEKTVVVSLTCSKRTDTMVKVCEVFESLNIKIISANITAFSGRLLKTAFIEADEEERDLLKLRIETAIATLNDPDSPMSS; encoded by the exons ATGGAGAACATCGGTGATGAGTATAAGAATTATTGGGAAACAAACATGTTCTTACAATCTGAAGAACTCGATAG CAGCTACTTCGATGAGATATCGGCATACTATGACTCAAGCTCACCGGATGGGGCACAGTCATCGATGGCCTCCAAAAACATTGTGTCAGAAAGGAATAGGAGGAAGAAACTCAATGATAGATTATTTGCACTAAGAGCTGTGGTCCCAAAAATAAGCAAG atGGATAAAGCGTCAATAATAAAAGATGCAATTGAGTATATTCAAGAATTGCACGAGCAAGAGAGGAGAATTCAAGCAGAGATATCAGAGCTTGAATCTGGAAGGTCAAGGAAGAATAATAGCAGTCTTGAAATTGATAATCAAGATGGGAGTTTTGATTCAAAGCCTAAAAGATCAAGAAGACTTGAACAACAGTATGGATATGATTCTTCTGGATCAAATACAAGATCACCACCATCCTCTTCCCCTGTTGATGTTCTTGAG TTGAGGGTAAATTCAATGGGAGAGAAGACAGTGGTGGTGAGCCTCACTTGCAGCAAAAGAACAGACACAATGGTTAAAGTTTGTGAGGTCTTTGAATCTTTGAATATCAAAATAATTAGTGCAAATATCACTGCTTTCTCTGGAAGGCTTCTCAAGACAGCTTTCATTGAG GCTGATGAGGAAGAGAGGGATCTTTTGAAGTTGAGGATTGAAACTGCAATAGCTACTCTAAATGATCCAGATAGCCCTATGAGCTCTTAG
- the LOC132045318 gene encoding transcription factor bHLH35 isoform X2, whose amino-acid sequence MENIGDEYKNYWETNMFLQSEELDSYFDEISAYYDSSSPDGAQSSMASKNIVSERNRRKKLNDRLFALRAVVPKISKMDKASIIKDAIEYIQELHEQERRIQAEISELESGRSRKNNSSLEIDNQDGSFDSKPKRSRRLEQQYGYDSSGSNTRSPPSSSPVDVLELRVNSMGEKTVVVSLTCSKRTDTMVKVCEVFESLNIKIISANITAFSGRLLKTAFIEADEEERDLLKLRIETAIATLNDPDSPMSS is encoded by the exons ATGGAGAACATCGGTGATGAGTATAAGAATTATTGGGAAACAAACATGTTCTTACAATCTGAAGAACTCGATAG CTACTTCGATGAGATATCGGCATACTATGACTCAAGCTCACCGGATGGGGCACAGTCATCGATGGCCTCCAAAAACATTGTGTCAGAAAGGAATAGGAGGAAGAAACTCAATGATAGATTATTTGCACTAAGAGCTGTGGTCCCAAAAATAAGCAAG atGGATAAAGCGTCAATAATAAAAGATGCAATTGAGTATATTCAAGAATTGCACGAGCAAGAGAGGAGAATTCAAGCAGAGATATCAGAGCTTGAATCTGGAAGGTCAAGGAAGAATAATAGCAGTCTTGAAATTGATAATCAAGATGGGAGTTTTGATTCAAAGCCTAAAAGATCAAGAAGACTTGAACAACAGTATGGATATGATTCTTCTGGATCAAATACAAGATCACCACCATCCTCTTCCCCTGTTGATGTTCTTGAG TTGAGGGTAAATTCAATGGGAGAGAAGACAGTGGTGGTGAGCCTCACTTGCAGCAAAAGAACAGACACAATGGTTAAAGTTTGTGAGGTCTTTGAATCTTTGAATATCAAAATAATTAGTGCAAATATCACTGCTTTCTCTGGAAGGCTTCTCAAGACAGCTTTCATTGAG GCTGATGAGGAAGAGAGGGATCTTTTGAAGTTGAGGATTGAAACTGCAATAGCTACTCTAAATGATCCAGATAGCCCTATGAGCTCTTAG